The Apteryx mantelli isolate bAptMan1 unplaced genomic scaffold, bAptMan1.hap1 HAP1_SCAFFOLD_20, whole genome shotgun sequence genome contains the following window.
tctttggacagtcccccacgcctggagatagcaaaatgtccaacagcagttccctcaacgagttcctcctcctggcatttgcagacacacgggagctgcagctcttgcacttctcgctcttcctgggcatctacctggctgccctcctgggcaacggcctcatcatcacagctgtagcctgcgaccaccacctccacacccccatgtacttcttcctcctcaacctctccctcctcgaccttggctccatctcctccactgtccccaaatccatggccaattctctgtggaacaccagggccatttcctactcaggatgtgctgcccaggtcttcctcattttcttcttgtttggaggagagtgttcccttctcactgtcatggcctacgaccgctacgttgccatctgcagacccctgcactatgggactctcatgggtggcagagcctgtgtcaaaatggctgcagctgtctgggccagtggttttctcaatggtctcctgcacactgggaacacgctttcaataccactctgtcaaggcaatgtggtggaccagttcttctgtgaagttccgcagatcctcaagctctcctgctcagactcctacctcagagaagttgCCCTTCTTGTGCTTAGTGGCTGTTTAATTTtgggctgtttcattttcattgtgctgtcctatgtgcagatcttcactgctgtgctgaggatcccctctgagcagggccggcacaaagccttttccatgtgcctgcctcacctggccgtggtctccctgtttgtcaccactgcaatgtttgcctacctgaagcccccctccatctcctccccagctctggatctggtggtgactgttttGTACGCAGtgatgcctccaacagtgaaccctctcatctacagcatgaggaataaggagctcaaagatgccctgaggaaagtgatttcatggacatttttcagtagtgggaacattgcctttgctctccacaattgaattccagtgtatcccaaccagtcctgagctttgtttgttcactttatttttagttttattattattacaattattgagattattattattattatttgttatcatgttgctacacaaatgcttggattcattccacttttactgagactgctctgtctcacctgatacCCGCATAAAATTGTGTTTAACcctgtgtcagagctgactcccgcacagtatctctgtaataaagtagcttctacccagtgcagtgcctgaaggctgggcttttcttcccaagctggtatCAAGAAGAgacctaaggaattgcatgtcaaaagggcctgctgcgcagagctgtccatgggttggaagcaaaaagctcctaatcatgttatgatctcttagagaccaagggctggatttaggacttgcccatcaGTGTCAAGTGACAATGGAgatgaattgtcaatgatgatgtacacacccagggccgttccacatgttaaagcacagtgtcagatgcctgtcctcctggaggggaagcCGGGGGTGCCAGGAGatctccgggaatctcctgggacagtgtgtgcctggggtgggtagtgagtggagcctcacaaagggagaggtcctccaaggtggagtcacctaagggtaaagtgctaaacccaggtatccgtgggcaaaggaggactctgccatcccagcagaggcagtggggacccatctggcagagggaagggagactggagagcgattcatgtcatcagtgtgataccaggggcaagatgtagagacgcacctggactcaactagtacccttggaaatgctccctagtccctccaagcacctgccacatcca
Protein-coding sequences here:
- the LOC136996104 gene encoding olfactory receptor 14J1-like; the encoded protein is MSNSSSLNEFLLLAFADTRELQLLHFSLFLGIYLAALLGNGLIITAVACDHHLHTPMYFFLLNLSLLDLGSISSTVPKSMANSLWNTRAISYSGCAAQVFLIFFLFGGECSLLTVMAYDRYVAICRPLHYGTLMGGRACVKMAAAVWASGFLNGLLHTGNTLSIPLCQGNVVDQFFCEVPQILKLSCSDSYLREVALLVLSGCLILGCFIFIVLSYVQIFTAVLRIPSEQGRHKAFSMCLPHLAVVSLFVTTAMFAYLKPPSISSPALDLVVTVLYAVMPPTVNPLIYSMRNKELKDALRKVI